From the genome of Anopheles moucheti chromosome 3, idAnoMoucSN_F20_07, whole genome shotgun sequence, one region includes:
- the LOC128304069 gene encoding N-alpha-acetyltransferase 60 isoform X1 — translation MAQSFTWFPVNHLGSTKNNERLQNSYEYPSVPLCSANDVQLRFLCPDDLEEVRTLCQDWFPIDYPLSWYVDITSSTRFFALAAIYNFSIIGLIVAEIKSYGKLNKECALYRSQDRGILPESMGRDAEIGYILSLGVHRKYRQNGIGSLLLDSLINHLTTAERHKVKAIFLHVLTTNRTAILFYERRGFVLHSFLPYYYSIRGKCKDGFTYVSYINGGHSPWSLYDYLKYWCSQILTAGGLCPWICGRMRTAFRWVCYRTVGRFHLQQDE, via the exons ATGGCTCAATCATTTACCTG GTTTCCAGTGAACCACCTTGGCAGCACAAAAAACAACGAGCGTCTTCAAAACTCGTACGAATATCCGTCGGTACCACTGTGTTCAGCGAACGATGTACAGCTTCGGTTTCTCTGCCCGGACGATCTCGAGGAGGTACGGACTTTGTGCCAGGATTGGTTCCCCATCGATTATCCACTCTCATGGTACGTGGACATTACGTCCAGTACGCGCTTTTTCGCGCTGGCAGCAATCTACAACTTCAGCATCATCGGTCTCATAGTGGCAGAGATTAAATCGTACGGCAAGCTTAACAAAGAG TGCGCTTTATACCGTTCACAGGATCGAGGCATTCTACCGGAATCGATGGGTCGGGATGCAGAGATTGGGTACATTCTGTCGCTGGGTGTGCATCGAAAGTACCGCCAAAACGGTATTGGTTCGCTGTTGCTTGACTCACTCATCAACCACCTAACGACTGCCGAGCGACACAAAGTGAAGGCAATATTTCTCCACGTCCTAACCACGAATCGTACCGCCATACTTTTCTACGAACGAAGAGG GTTTGTCCTTCATTCCTTTTTGCCTTACTATTACTCGATTCGAGGCAAATGCAAAGATGGTTTCACCTACGTGTCCTACATCAATGGAGGCCATTCACCATGGAGTTTATA CGATTATTTGAAGTACTGGTGCTCGCAGATTCTAACTGCCGGTGGACTTTGCCCATGGATCTGCGGTCGTATGCGGACGGCGTTTCGGTGGGTGTGCTACCGTACGGTCGGACGATTTCACCTTCAGCAGGACGAATAG
- the LOC128304069 gene encoding N-alpha-acetyltransferase 60 isoform X2 yields MAQSFTWFPVNHLGSTKNNERLQNSYEYPSVPLCSANDVQLRFLCPDDLEEVRTLCQDWFPIDYPLSWYVDITSSTRFFALAAIYNFSIIGLIVAEIKSYGKLNKEDRGILPESMGRDAEIGYILSLGVHRKYRQNGIGSLLLDSLINHLTTAERHKVKAIFLHVLTTNRTAILFYERRGFVLHSFLPYYYSIRGKCKDGFTYVSYINGGHSPWSL; encoded by the exons ATGGCTCAATCATTTACCTG GTTTCCAGTGAACCACCTTGGCAGCACAAAAAACAACGAGCGTCTTCAAAACTCGTACGAATATCCGTCGGTACCACTGTGTTCAGCGAACGATGTACAGCTTCGGTTTCTCTGCCCGGACGATCTCGAGGAGGTACGGACTTTGTGCCAGGATTGGTTCCCCATCGATTATCCACTCTCATGGTACGTGGACATTACGTCCAGTACGCGCTTTTTCGCGCTGGCAGCAATCTACAACTTCAGCATCATCGGTCTCATAGTGGCAGAGATTAAATCGTACGGCAAGCTTAACAAAGAG GATCGAGGCATTCTACCGGAATCGATGGGTCGGGATGCAGAGATTGGGTACATTCTGTCGCTGGGTGTGCATCGAAAGTACCGCCAAAACGGTATTGGTTCGCTGTTGCTTGACTCACTCATCAACCACCTAACGACTGCCGAGCGACACAAAGTGAAGGCAATATTTCTCCACGTCCTAACCACGAATCGTACCGCCATACTTTTCTACGAACGAAGAGG GTTTGTCCTTCATTCCTTTTTGCCTTACTATTACTCGATTCGAGGCAAATGCAAAGATGGTTTCACCTACGTGTCCTACATCAATGGAGGCCATTCACCATGGAGTTTATAA